From the genome of Nitrospira lenta, one region includes:
- a CDS encoding class II fumarate hydratase, with translation MKKSAGTPPANTRIERDTMGELAVPSAAYYGVQTARAIENFPISSLRMPRSVIRAMGLIKRAAASVNYSLGLLDKKPADAIKAAATEVVEGTLDAEFPVDIFQTGSGTSTNMNTNEVISNRATELLGGARGSKLVHPNDHVNLGQSSNDVIPTAIHIAAGELMQQQLIPALTRLQKSLARKAKEFDKIVKIGRTHLQDATPVRLGQEFGGYARQIELGIQRVKRAQDALSEVALGGTAVGTGLNCHPKFSSKVMAIISKETGCTFKEAKNHFEAQSAQDSLVEASGELRTIAVSLMKIANDVRWLGSGPRCGLGEINLPETQPGSSIMPGKVNPVIAESVTMVCAQVIGNDVSVTIGGQAANFELIVMLPVMAYNLLQSIELLASVSNNFAAKCIDGIKANEERCKSLIEESLAMCTALAPEIGYEAAAKLAKDAYKSGKTVREVAKEQKVLSDKRLTELLDPWRMTMPGGPVGSAGG, from the coding sequence ATGAAAAAATCAGCAGGAACACCGCCCGCAAACACCCGCATTGAACGCGACACGATGGGCGAGTTGGCCGTCCCCTCGGCCGCCTACTACGGCGTGCAAACCGCGCGCGCCATCGAAAACTTCCCGATCAGTTCTCTCCGCATGCCGCGCTCGGTCATCCGGGCCATGGGGCTGATCAAACGCGCCGCTGCCAGCGTGAATTACTCGCTGGGCCTCCTGGACAAGAAACCCGCTGACGCGATCAAGGCGGCTGCCACCGAAGTGGTCGAAGGGACGCTTGACGCCGAATTTCCGGTCGATATTTTCCAAACCGGATCCGGCACCTCCACTAACATGAACACGAATGAAGTGATTTCGAATCGGGCCACCGAACTCCTTGGCGGCGCGCGCGGGAGCAAATTGGTCCATCCGAACGATCATGTCAATTTGGGGCAGTCCAGCAACGACGTGATTCCCACGGCGATTCACATCGCCGCCGGGGAGCTGATGCAGCAGCAACTCATTCCGGCTCTGACCCGCTTGCAGAAATCTCTCGCCCGGAAAGCCAAAGAGTTCGACAAGATCGTTAAAATCGGCCGCACCCATCTGCAGGATGCCACCCCCGTGCGGCTAGGGCAGGAATTCGGCGGCTACGCACGCCAGATTGAGCTCGGCATTCAGCGCGTGAAGCGCGCGCAGGACGCTCTCAGCGAAGTGGCGCTCGGCGGCACCGCCGTCGGCACCGGGCTGAACTGCCATCCGAAATTTTCATCGAAAGTGATGGCGATCATTTCGAAAGAGACCGGCTGCACTTTCAAAGAAGCCAAAAATCATTTTGAGGCCCAGTCGGCGCAGGACTCGTTGGTGGAAGCCAGCGGGGAGTTGCGGACGATTGCCGTGAGCCTCATGAAGATCGCCAACGATGTGCGCTGGCTCGGCTCAGGCCCGCGCTGCGGGTTGGGAGAAATCAACCTGCCGGAAACACAACCGGGGTCGTCGATCATGCCGGGAAAAGTAAATCCGGTGATCGCCGAATCCGTGACGATGGTCTGTGCCCAGGTCATCGGCAATGATGTCTCTGTGACGATCGGCGGGCAGGCGGCCAACTTTGAATTGATCGTCATGCTGCCGGTCATGGCCTACAACCTCCTCCAATCGATTGAGTTGCTCGCATCCGTTTCCAACAACTTTGCCGCAAAATGTATCGACGGCATCAAGGCCAACGAAGAACGCTGCAAGAGCTTGATCGAAGAAAGCCTCGCGATGTGTACCGCGCTCGCGCCGGAGATCGGCTACGAGGCGGCCGCAAAGCTGGCGAAGGATGCGTACAAGTCCGGCAAGACCGTTCGTGAAGTGGCGAAAGAACAGAAAGTCCTTTCAGACAAACGCCTCACCGAATTGCTCGATCCCTGGCGCATGACCATGCCCGGCGGCCCGGTCGGAAGCGCCGGAGGATAG
- a CDS encoding nuclear transport factor 2 family protein, producing MSQADDNKTLVLAVLKGAFIDRDPSVVDRYFSPNYVQHNPSIPNGPSAIQGLIPNLAPDFRYEPGMTVASGDLVMVHGRYTGWGPNPLVAVDIFRVEGGKVVEHWDVMQAEIPASQTVSGNSMFTLP from the coding sequence ATGTCACAAGCCGACGATAACAAGACTCTTGTCCTTGCAGTCCTGAAAGGAGCATTCATCGATCGCGACCCTAGCGTGGTGGATCGCTATTTCTCACCCAACTATGTCCAACACAATCCGTCCATCCCGAATGGTCCGTCCGCCATTCAGGGATTGATCCCCAACCTCGCGCCGGACTTCCGCTATGAACCGGGCATGACCGTCGCTTCGGGGGATCTGGTTATGGTTCATGGCCGCTATACGGGGTGGGGACCAAACCCCTTGGTTGCAGTGGACATCTTCCGGGTGGAGGGTGGCAAGGTGGTCGAACATTGGGACGTGATGCAAGCGGAGATACCTGCCAGCCAGACGGTCAGCGGGAACTCCATGTTCACGTTACCCTAA
- a CDS encoding sugar O-acetyltransferase has protein sequence MASTNQDDSRTQKEKMLAGELYIANDPELEAASRRAYRLMKEYEARYAIDRDEANGVLRELLGAIGPGVHIKPPIYVDYGTYITIGARTFANYGLVALDVAQITIGQDVQIGPNVQLLTPTHPVEAEPRRQKYEAAQPIVIGDNVWLGGGVIVLPGVTIGENSVIGAGAVVTKDIPPNVVAVGNPARILRTL, from the coding sequence ATGGCATCCACGAACCAAGATGATTCCCGGACACAAAAAGAAAAGATGCTTGCGGGAGAGTTGTACATCGCCAACGATCCTGAACTCGAAGCGGCGTCTCGACGTGCATACCGGCTGATGAAGGAATATGAAGCGCGCTATGCGATCGACAGGGATGAGGCGAATGGCGTTCTTCGAGAACTGCTAGGAGCAATAGGTCCCGGGGTGCACATCAAGCCGCCGATCTACGTGGACTATGGAACCTACATCACCATCGGGGCGCGAACCTTTGCGAACTATGGCCTTGTCGCCTTGGATGTGGCGCAGATCACCATCGGCCAGGATGTGCAGATCGGACCGAACGTCCAACTCCTGACCCCCACCCACCCCGTAGAGGCAGAGCCTCGCCGTCAAAAGTATGAAGCGGCTCAACCCATTGTGATCGGAGATAATGTCTGGCTCGGCGGTGGAGTGATCGTGTTGCCCGGTGTCACCATCGGAGAGAACAGCGTCATCGGAGCCGGCGCGGTCGTGACCAAAGATATCCCCCCTAACGTGGTTGCGGTGGGAAACCCTGCGCGAATTCTTCGCACGCTCTGA
- a CDS encoding FAD-dependent oxidoreductase has product MSAQSKHVIIVAGAGPAGMAAANMLAKAGHDVIILNRDIKFGGLAEYGIFPAKLKLRGGLKKQYWDMLEQPNVHYFGNVSIGNGKDLTVEDVRALGASAVVFAIGAQGTKAIGVEGDSAQGVFHAKDVVYHFNRLPGFGDRPFEVGKHVAVIGAGDVMVDIAHWLICYKKVERVTAIVRRGPLERKYNPKEIRSVCSNMDVEGITKEVARIKDRLAAVGQNADEVLKGLTDEFTKCEPAVSHTKMGFQFLASPKRILVDGNNRVRGLEMEDNKLEPKGTDTAAVGLKQYYEFPCDAVVFAVGDKVDETVGLPYKNGLFVTNPNKTNNDPDDALFQAYDEATGKPVDGVFLTGWARKASEGLVGVAKRDGEWCAEVVTRYLEAKNPGQPASAKTVTDTLTNLLKERKSRPVNLAGLKALDAAEKAHSGATDCIGEFKYATNQEMLNLIDRR; this is encoded by the coding sequence ATGAGCGCACAGAGTAAGCATGTGATCATTGTGGCCGGAGCCGGACCAGCCGGAATGGCCGCGGCAAATATGCTGGCGAAAGCCGGCCATGACGTCATCATACTCAACCGCGACATCAAATTCGGCGGACTGGCAGAATACGGAATATTCCCGGCCAAGCTGAAATTGCGCGGCGGTCTCAAGAAGCAATATTGGGACATGCTGGAACAGCCGAACGTGCACTACTTCGGTAACGTGTCCATCGGCAACGGCAAAGATTTGACCGTGGAAGATGTTCGGGCGCTCGGCGCCAGTGCCGTTGTCTTTGCGATCGGCGCACAAGGCACCAAGGCCATCGGTGTGGAAGGGGATTCCGCCCAGGGCGTATTCCACGCGAAGGATGTTGTCTACCATTTCAACCGGCTTCCCGGCTTCGGCGATCGGCCGTTTGAAGTAGGCAAGCACGTGGCCGTAATCGGGGCAGGCGACGTCATGGTCGACATTGCTCACTGGCTGATTTGCTATAAAAAAGTAGAGCGCGTGACCGCCATTGTGCGGCGCGGCCCGTTGGAACGAAAATACAATCCGAAAGAGATCCGGTCAGTCTGTTCGAACATGGATGTCGAAGGCATTACCAAGGAAGTCGCGCGCATCAAGGACCGCCTTGCCGCGGTCGGTCAGAACGCCGATGAAGTCTTGAAAGGTTTGACGGACGAATTCACCAAGTGCGAGCCCGCGGTCAGCCACACGAAAATGGGGTTCCAGTTTTTGGCGTCACCGAAGCGCATCCTGGTCGACGGGAACAATCGCGTGCGCGGCCTGGAGATGGAAGACAACAAGTTAGAGCCTAAAGGCACCGACACGGCCGCCGTTGGACTGAAGCAGTATTACGAGTTCCCCTGCGATGCCGTTGTCTTTGCTGTCGGAGATAAGGTGGATGAGACAGTGGGGCTCCCCTATAAGAACGGACTCTTCGTCACGAATCCCAACAAAACAAATAACGACCCCGATGATGCCCTCTTCCAGGCCTATGACGAAGCGACCGGCAAGCCGGTGGATGGAGTGTTCCTCACCGGATGGGCGCGCAAAGCCAGCGAAGGTTTGGTTGGTGTCGCCAAGCGGGACGGGGAATGGTGCGCGGAAGTGGTGACGCGCTATCTGGAGGCCAAGAACCCTGGCCAGCCAGCCTCAGCCAAGACGGTCACAGATACGCTCACCAACCTGCTGAAGGAAAGAAAGAGCCGTCCGGTGAATCTCGCCGGACTCAAAGCGCTCGATGCCGCGGAGAAAGCCCATAGCGGCGCCACAGACTGTATCGGGGAATTCAAGTACGCCACCAACCAAGAGATGCTCAACTTGATTGACCGGCGCTAG
- a CDS encoding NAD(+)/NADH kinase, with protein MQRKSIGILTKPKFPEVKETLQSVVSWLRAKNIVAILDITSAALLGETGGIQKAQLASQADVLLVLGGDGTMLNAARLAGERGIPILGVNMGGLGFLTEVRLENLYPSLDRVFANDFVLDERLMLKTHVHRHGETVTQGAVLNDVVISKGTLARMIELKIAIQGEFVTNLRGDGLIVSTPTGSTAYSLSAGGPILAPAVQSLVLTPICPHTLTHRPLIVPAEAEIAVTLTSKDDGAMATMDGQVGVAISQGDTIEINVSEHRTRLIRFPETRYYEVLREKLKWGDG; from the coding sequence ATGCAGCGCAAGAGTATCGGCATTCTGACTAAGCCAAAGTTTCCTGAGGTGAAGGAAACTTTGCAGAGCGTGGTCTCCTGGTTACGCGCGAAAAATATCGTGGCGATCTTGGATATTACCTCCGCGGCGTTGCTCGGCGAGACCGGGGGGATTCAGAAAGCACAATTGGCCAGTCAGGCTGATGTGCTGCTGGTATTGGGTGGCGACGGAACAATGCTGAATGCGGCGCGTCTCGCCGGCGAGCGAGGTATTCCCATTCTTGGGGTCAATATGGGAGGGCTGGGGTTTCTCACCGAAGTTCGTTTGGAGAATCTCTACCCTTCCCTCGATCGAGTCTTTGCCAACGACTTTGTTCTGGATGAGCGGCTCATGCTCAAGACTCACGTGCACCGGCATGGGGAAACGGTCACGCAGGGGGCTGTCCTCAACGATGTCGTCATCAGCAAGGGCACCTTGGCGAGAATGATAGAACTGAAAATTGCCATCCAGGGCGAGTTCGTGACGAATCTGCGCGGCGACGGATTGATTGTCAGCACGCCGACGGGATCGACGGCCTACTCTCTTTCGGCTGGGGGCCCGATCTTAGCCCCAGCCGTGCAGTCGCTGGTATTGACGCCGATCTGTCCCCACACCCTGACCCATCGTCCGCTGATCGTTCCCGCGGAAGCGGAGATTGCCGTGACGTTGACCAGTAAGGATGACGGAGCAATGGCGACGATGGATGGCCAGGTCGGCGTGGCGATTTCGCAAGGCGATACGATCGAGATCAACGTCTCAGAGCATCGCACGAGATTGATCCGGTTTCCGGAGACGCGTTATTACGAAGTGTTGCGAGAGAAGCTGAAGTGGGGAGACGGCTGA